ACGCCTTTCTAATGCAAATTACCACCTTGATCATCGGTAAGATTGACCAACGGTCTCCTCTGCTCCCATGTCCCAAGTAAACTAACCAACACCCCCGCCAGCTCCCACCTTCTACACAGCAGGCGTTTACGTCCTCCTTGGCCGCTTCATCCAAATCCTAGGCCGCGACTCCTCGGTCTTAAGCCCGAAAGTCtacctcttcgtcttcgtcaccTGCGACGTGATCTCCCTAGTCATCCAAgccgtcggcggcggcatggcCTCCGTCGCAGCAGCCCAGGAAAACGGCAACACCACCCCAGGCACGAACATCATGGTGGCAGGAATTATCTTCCAAATGGCCTCGATCaccgtcttcgtcctctgcGGCGCTGACTTCGTCCGTCGGACCATCCGCAAAAACCTCCTCCAGTCCCTAAAGGGTACCGTCGTGCCCCTCCTCGGTGCCATGATCTTCTCTGTCATCTGTATCTACGTCCGGAGCATCTATCGTACCATCGAACTCCTCCAGGGCTGGTCCGGGTACCTCATCACAACAGAACGATACTTCATTGCCCTCGACGGCGCAATGATGGTGCTTGCTGTTGCGATCTTCAACTTCGTTCACCCTGGCTGGTTCCTCCCCGGTGCGAGGAGCGCCGTTCGTGCGAAGGTCGATGGTGATGTGGGGAGCTTCACGGAGCTTCGTTCCCCGCGCCGAACTCCCCAATATTGATTTTGTGGAATTAGATTTGTCTTGTCGTATACGCTTCGTATTTCGGTTGTCTTTGCGTTTGGCGCTTTAATTAGGGATGCGGtttttgtttgcttgctttGCTTGCGTGCGTCATACATATACCATTGGCCTCTTTTGGTTATAAAGATTAGATTTTGGAAGTAGATAGGTTGGTTTCTGCTATGGCCTACCTCTACAGTACATTACTTGTAGACAGCCATGCTCGTTAGTATGGAAAAGTTCAGCACAAAATTATTACTATCACTTATGTTCGTATACTCGTTAAACTGAGAATATTACAATCCCGAAATAACAACGGGATAAAACGAGATAATAAACTTGCGCACAAACTCCAGGCTGAATCCACTAATTAGGACAATTTTCCTCCGCTCGAATTCGCCAGGCTAACGCTTAAAACCTAACCACAGAGTTGAAAgtgagaagagagagagaaaacgGAGTCGGCATTGCAATTAGAGCCcatcaacagcttcaatCCAGCGATATACCAATCCCACGATCAAAGTACCCAACGTCCAAACAAAGCCCCACGCCGAGGCACCCTCAAAGCTAGCACCACGAATAGTACCCGCAATTTGGATGAACGTGTTGATCATCGTAACCGCAGCGAGAACCACAGTTCGGGATACAAGAACTCTAGTTCTTCTTGAAAGAGTGCCCCAGGTCTTTCGATATATAGCGCAGACAAGGTACTCTCCCTGTTTGGAGGTGGATGACTCCGACTTCTCTACCTTGTCGTCCCGAGATGCGGGCGTGCCAGTGGAGCTGACAAAAAGGAAATCCCTAGCTGCCCAGCCAGCCGGAAGAAGCGAAGCGAATAGCAAGGGCAAGCCCGCGGGGCCAGCATGGACTTTCGAGATGTTAGGGAGCTTTTCAAAATGCACGACGAGCTTGGCTGGGAGCCATGTTTCGTAACTGAGATACAAATGAACCGTGTAGATGGCTGTCGCAAGGACAGTGGTGTATATGGTTATTCCCCAATCTTGCAGGATGCTCCGGTTAGAGACGGCGGCAGGGTGTGCGCGAGACAGGTTATGGACGAGACTGGGTTTGCGTAGGAAGACAAATGGTACGGCAGTAGAAAACAGGACGATTGCGAAAGACGCGAGGATCGTTGTTGGTCGCAGACCGTAGAACGATGCGAGGAGCATATAAGTCGGCAGGTTGGTCAAAAAGGAGAAGTTTAGGACATCACGGCCTATAATCAAATTATTAGACCAGGATCTACCAGTAGGAAATCGATGGCTTGATATATGTAACTTACCATCAAATCCCAATACCCAAGCGAGCCCGACCTCGACGGCCTTCCATGCCACCAAACCCCATACTTCCCACCATTCCTCGAGGTGCCTGCTGACAAAACGTAATTCGCCGAGGGTGATGCGCGATGTTAGAGTAAAAATAGTCGAGCTGAGAGCTAAGCTACTGACGACCACAAGTAAAAGGCGCGCGGGTGATGGAATTTTCTCGACCAATGTCTTTGGTGGGGGGTCTTTGGCGTCATCGGCGGAGGACTTTTGCGGGCTCGTGGTCCCAACAGCATCCTTCTTGCGGGGAGCCATCGTTGCGCGATACTACGTGGGAAGAGGCAGCTTCGAATGACAGAGTATCGAAAATCAGAGTTTGTGAAAAGAAGAAATTAGAAGGAAAGACCTTATTGTATGAGAAGGGAGGGATGTAGCTGGGCGGTGAGCATGTGATGATGTCACCTAACACTAAACGTCATTGAGATAATCAAGATCGAGGAAGTCAAGATTGAGATTGCGCTTCCATGGTACAAGGCTTGAGCCAATGCGGAGTATTCTTTCTGGATGACGACCTTGTTCGCTTCTGAATCCAAGCTTTCCAACCCATCCCGATGTAAACAATCTCGGCTTAAGCCTTTGTATAGATCACGAGCTCACCGCCTACCCCACACTTATTGGCGAGCAGACAAGACGAAGAGGGCCATTGAAATTGATAAGGAGGAAATAAGCAGTATATGGCTAATATATCATCATTTTACGAATAATTATGGTACAGGGCCGCCGGGGTATCTAGCACCAAGCTACGGCTTATTCAAACATTTCATAAACATCCCTCTTACATCTTCAAAACCATGAAGATGGCTCACTGCGAGTCATTcgtcctctccctctttctcttctggTTTGGTGAAGAATTCAATAGTCCCCTGCTCACGACCCTTGGCATCCCGCATCGCTACCTGGTATTTCCCTTGATTCCAGAGATCCTTGATGGTAAGTTCTCGGGTACGTCCCAAGCTCTCAATGTCGCTGATTCGGTCCAACGTGGCTTCCAGGAACTCATCAAATCCGGGCTCGGCGCAAACTTCACGGAATGCGCGCTGCATGGGTACCGAATCGGCTCGAACCATGGCGCGCCagttgatggtgaagatatTCTCGTGGTCGTAACTCTGGATAAAGTCGGCCCGAGTCATAATCTGTCGTGCTTCGTGGAGTGATATTTCCGGAAGTATATGGCCATTCTCCTCGTCGTATGTTTTTTCCATGTCCTTTTCCTTATCCACCAGCGCCTTGGCCATCACCATAGCCGCGGACTATTTTCCgttagaaaagaaaaatcccGCCAGCGAAGTGGTGCACACTTACAGCATACTTCTGCTGGTCCATGACGTCGTCATCCATCTCCTCACCAAGGATCCAGCATTTGTTAAGGAACCATGTCTTTTCTGCTTCGCATATAGTGTTGCACAGATGTATGGGGTCCGGAGCCTTTGCGACCCTGCTGAGGTAGGACAGGCGACCCCCGATTTTATCGTATATCTCCCCAATAACTTCGTCCGACAGGTGCTCGTTGCAATAATCTTTGCGATATTTCCTCAACGCAGCCACTGCTTTGCCCCTAGAGAGATCCACAACTGGGATGGTTTCCATTCTTGTTGCGTATCGCTTCAGCCTCTCATAGACCCAGTAGTCATCACTGTTGAAGACTATACGATTCGACTTGTTAGCATCATTCGACGTCGAAGTATCTAGTGGTAGTGGTTGAATTCCTACCGGTCGTAACAAGATTGCTCGCTGCCCACTGCTCGGCTCGTTGCTGAATCATCTCGAGAAGGTCTTGGCCGTCTGAATCGTCCCTGACCATATGCGCGCTATTGATGATCAATACAAGCGGGGCTTTCCCCAGGCGCCTCCTGTTCAATGCGACCTTCTCTAACTTGTTGAAGGCACGCTCTATGTCCAAAAGCGCGGTGGTATCCCTGGGTCCTTTAATGCTAAAAAGACTGCCAATATAACTGTAACGGATAGATCAGCATTTATCTTGGCCCAAAAATAAAGGGCGAACGGGGTCTGCGCACTCCTCGTGGAACTCAAAGTCAAGCGCTTTTCCAAGTCGAATCCGGAAGATTTCCTGATCACCGTGGGCATCGAAAATCGAACACCCATCTCCATTAATCTTGCGCATGGCCTCCAGAAGCATAGACGTCTTTCCGGTGCCCTTCTCGCCGACCAGAAGATAGTAATGTCCCGGAATTTCACCAGCGATGATTTTGTCAATCAGTTCCTGTTCGTTTCTCACCAACCAATGTTCGTCGTGGTGGTATTGACGGGTTTCACTCTCCACGCCAGCCACCTCTAGCGCGGGATCTCCGGGTTCGAAAGCATTCTCCATCTTCTGTAAAATGAGATACTTGTAGTATTTATGATACGAGAATCCAGCAATGCTATTGTTGATCAGTAAACAGCCAATATGCGGGTAATCTAAAGGGATATGTACCCTAGAACAGCAATTGACGCAAAAGTGGTGGCTGCCgactccatcatcttcagaatTGTTGATCTGAAGTTAGGATCCTGGTCATTATTGGCCTGGCCCTTTCCGCCTCCCTGGTCCTCTTGGTCCGCTTGGTCGGTAGGGTCAGGAGCCCCAGGAAGGGAGTTTTGAGAGAAACTTTGGCCGGAATAGGCCGGCGCCCTGCCTGGCGGCCTTCGCGGTACCCAAGGCCGCACTCGGGTTGGAGATACAAAGTATCGCTGAAGACTCCGACAAAACATTGTTGGAGGTGAATTGAATGGGGGGAAAGAacaatagaaataaaaaatataccGAGGAAAAAATGAGAGTGAGAAACCAATACGAAGGAATGGCGGTGTGGATTAAAACCGTTGCGCTTGAAGCCTCAGTTCTAACAGCTGTGTATAAAAAGAGCCAAGCAATAGAAGCATTTAAGGGGTGCAAGCTGCAGAAATCAACGGTACCTGACCAGAGAGGATTCCCCTGCGAAAATACAGCCACGTAAAGAGTGTAGACAGTGGGAGGtggggagaaaagaaggaagggaCCAAGACAAAGAGTAAatgagagaaagaaaaggcaaaagAGATGGAtccgatgatgatggttgGTGTCGCAAGTTGGAGCCAAATGCGTTTTGGTTGTGCTGCGCCTCAGATCGATGGAGTCTCGGTGCAGATCGGCCCTACTTGGCGACGAACGATGACAATCTTTTATTACCTGAGGCTGAGGACTGTGGCGAGAGAATCTACTTTATCTTTGTTGTAAGATTATTCTGCTCAGCTTTATTCCAGCTATACCTCAATAGCGAGAGAAAATGTGGAGGGGAAAAGTGATGAGTTGGCATCTCGGCATGGAAGCAGTACAACTGCCCCCTTTCCGGTCTACACCAGTCAAAATTGTAACTCTCGGAGACACCGGAAGATaccatatatatatatatatatcaagCGAGATCTATATCTAAGAGATATGCCTGGAAACGATCTAGCATAAATatgttttcctttttcaAACCTTCCTGGTGCCTGAAATAACACATTTCCGTCAATGTGCTCAAAAATTGACTGAGGGAACACGTAACAAATGAGCATGTATTCTTGCAATGGAATGGACTTCTTTTTACTTACTCCCCCCCTCTCTctgttttctcttctcctaAGCATCTACGTCCTGCCCTGCCAAAGATCCTTCCGCGTCTACTCGTAAACTCCATATAACCGTGAACCTTTACCCGCTGGACGCTCAAGACTCTGGACGTTATGGCTATACATTGGAACGCTGAAGCCGAGGCTAGAGTAAATATCCACACACCCAACTTAATATTCCGGTGCTGACACCTCATAGTTACTCATGGGTATTCTAACCCAGATGCAAGGTCGGTTAGACTACAAGGCTCTAGCCGCCTTCATGGGGCCGGGTacgacaccaccagcaacgAATCAAGGAGCTCTACTGACGATGGCAGGTTGCTCGGTTCCTGCGTTACAAGCCCATATTTGCAAGCTCCGTCGTGgagctggtgttgctggtaGCCCGGGAAAGCCGCGGACTCCATCAACTAGGACGCCTACAAACCCCAAGCAAGCTGCTGCCGAATCCCCCATAAACCAAGCAAAAAGACCGTATCATGTtgttgacgacgacgacgacgacgacgataaAGTTATAAAGGACGAAAAGGACGTCAAACCTCTGATCAAAGACGAATACGAGGGCAAAAAGTTGAAGATCTCTTTTGTTGACCTCGCCGAGTGTTGAGGACCAAGAATGTGATGACCGTGCGACAACCTGTTTTGTATCCGCCGTCAATACCTAACTTTACTGCTCGTTTTGGTAAAGGTCTATGACGCCCGTTTATGACCAATGTTGCTTTACTTCTATCCTATACACCTGCCGATATCGTATGATCAAGGTGTACACCATTTCTGTTGATTTGACCTTAAAATGACTCCAGGATGTATTCGGTCTGGGTGAGTGGCTCTTATGCTAGTTTTGATGGGGGAAAGCTGGATTAACCATGCTATGTCTGCAAAACATTTTGTACCGTGAAGCCCACTAGGTTGCGGCCTGATAGAACCGAACTGAGCTCCGCTGTGTCCGAACCCCGTCACGGGGAATCTGGGGTGACGGTCGCGTGATGGTACTTAAAGCTTGTAGCCAAAAAAGTGTAACCCAGGCTTATCGCCGGTAGAAACCATATCTACCATGCACTGCCAGCCAACAACTAAGGTCAGGTTAAAACGAAGGCCGAAATACTCGGCAAGGGAGGTGTTTGGAGACGGTTGTGGGGTCACTACTGGGAAGAGTACTGGTGATTAAAGACTCCCTAAGTTCCTACCGCCCGAGGACATCCGAGGATCttccgcatccgcatccgAGAAATTTttctctccccatccagcttCAAACCGGCTTCGTTATTCGCTTcgatcgtct
The nucleotide sequence above comes from Aspergillus puulaauensis MK2 DNA, chromosome 3, nearly complete sequence. Encoded proteins:
- a CDS encoding uncharacterized protein (COG:S;~EggNog:ENOG410PZZV), translated to MAIHWNAEAEARLLMGILTQMQGRLDYKALAAFMGPGTTPPATNQGALLTMAGCSVPALQAHICKLRRGAGVAGSPGKPRTPSTRTPTNPKQAAAESPINQAKRPYHVVDDDDDDDDKVIKDEKDVKPLIKDEYEGKKLKISFVDLAEC
- a CDS encoding uncharacterized protein (COG:S;~EggNog:ENOG410PWBX;~TransMembrane:7 (o38-58i79-97o103-122i129-147o175-193i289-310o322-341i)), with product MAPRKKDAVGTTSPQKSSADDAKDPPPKTLVEKIPSPARLLLVVVSSLALSSTIFTLTSRITLGELRFVSRHLEEWWEVWGLVAWKAVEVGLAWVLGFDGRDVLNFSFLTNLPTYMLLASFYGLRPTTILASFAIVLFSTAVPFVFLRKPSLVHNLSRAHPAAVSNRSILQDWGITIYTTVLATAIYTVHLYLSYETWLPAKLVVHFEKLPNISKVHAGPAGLPLLFASLLPAGWAARDFLFVSSTGTPASRDDKVEKSESSTSKQGEYLVCAIYRKTWGTLSRRTRVLVSRTVVLAAVTMINTFIQIAGTIRGASFEGASAWGFVWTLGTLIVGLVYRWIEAVDGL
- a CDS encoding RTA1 domain-containing protein (COG:S;~EggNog:ENOG410PJXJ;~InterPro:IPR007568;~PFAM:PF04479;~TransMembrane:7 (o39-60i72-91o103-126i146-172o184-207i219-242o262-281i);~go_component: GO:0016021 - integral component of membrane [Evidence IEA]), encoding MDGKTPNGIPLVNGTIPFEVRQQMRTGCYDYIEGLGTPYGYPPSLAAGIVFLVLFGLTMVAQTIQMAWKRTWWCSVFAVGSLIEVIGWAGRTWSAQCPYNTNAFLMQITTLIIAPTFYTAGVYVLLGRFIQILGRDSSVLSPKVYLFVFVTCDVISLVIQAVGGGMASVAAAQENGNTTPGTNIMVAGIIFQMASITVFVLCGADFVRRTIRKNLLQSLKGTVVPLLGAMIFSVICIYVRSIYRTIELLQGWSGYLITTERYFIALDGAMMVLAVAIFNFVHPGWFLPGARSAVRAKVDGDVGSFTELRSPRRTPQY
- a CDS encoding ATP-binding protein (COG:S;~EggNog:ENOG410PJ14;~InterPro:IPR027417;~TransMembrane:1 (i82-100o)) yields the protein MFCRSLQRYFVSPTRVRPWVPRRPPGRAPAYSGQSFSQNSLPGAPDPTDQADQEDQGGGKGQANNDQDPNFRSTILKMMESAATTFASIAVLGIAGFSYHKYYKYLILQKMENAFEPGDPALEVAGVESETRQYHHDEHWLVRNEQELIDKIIAGEIPGHYYLLVGEKGTGKTSMLLEAMRKINGDGCSIFDAHGDQEIFRIRLGKALDFEFHEDYIGSLFSIKGPRDTTALLDIERAFNKLEKVALNRRRLGKAPLVLIINSAHMVRDDSDGQDLLEMIQQRAEQWAASNLVTTVFNSDDYWVYERLKRYATRMETIPVVDLSRGKAVAALRKYRKDYCNEHLSDEVIGEIYDKIGGRLSYLSRVAKAPDPIHLCNTICEAEKTWFLNKCWILGEEMDDDVMDQQKYASAAMVMAKALVDKEKDMEKTYDEENGHILPEISLHEARQIMTRADFIQSYDHENIFTINWRAMVRADSVPMQRAFREVCAEPGFDEFLEATLDRISDIESLGRTRELTIKDLWNQGKYQVAMRDAKGREQGTIEFFTKPEEKEGEDE